cgtagtctactacatttcctgtCCAAACCTCTTCTACGACTCTACCCTCTTGTGACACCCTTAGTGATCGGTTTAtcaaaaaacaagtcatactcactACCTCGATTcaaaagttctttggtagccctatatttaatctgagacaccaagccctttcaaaAAGAGTCTGGTTCATCTGTTCTGCCACAtcattttgctgaggtgttcgACGAACTataaagtgtctcttgatgcccAACTCTGCACAAAACTCTATAAACTGAGAATCAggatactcggtcccattatccgaccttaagtatttgattctcctccctgtcaggttttccacttcagccttccaaatcttaaacttggtaAACGTATTTAATTTGTAACGCATGAAGTAAACTCAAACCTTctatgagtaatcatcaatgaaactcacataatacacatgtacACCCTTTGATGCGACTCTAATTGGGTCCCAAACATCTGAAtccacataatcaagaataccatTTGTCTTGTGTATAACTGATCTGAACTCTGCCCTATTCTTTTTTCTaagaacacaaatcctgcaaaattctagctgacatgatttcaagcccttcaacagttttctcttgtgtagttccttcatgtcgtgttcccccatatgcccaaggcacatatgccacaagacggtctcatctgattcaatATCTACGGCAGCAACTCTACCAACAatggtagttccctgcaatgtgtagatatttccatccagtttctgccctttcattacagtcagattacctttccataccgtcagaactccacctttggacgtaattaaagtcattacaatTCAAAGTAccgagtgatatcaaactcttcctcaaatCTCGTATATGTCTTATATTACATAACGTTCTTACCGCactatcaaacatttttatctttatatttcctatgatcttgcaagaagcatcattacccataagaactgatccagaattcactaacctgtaagtgtcGAACTACTCCTTATTCgaagtcatgtgataagaacatgtcgagtcaagtatccaagagtccattAGATTTTTCGACCCCGctaaaactgatagaacatcaccatcactacacgttgaatctccttcttgaacaacattcgcAGATTTTGAAGTGCCCTCATGTTTTtcagaatttcccttcttccaatttggacactccgatttcacatgcccctttttaccgcatttataacaccgaatttctttcttcttcttggattgattttgggatttctaacttgatccatgtttggattttcctttgcctcactcgttattaccctttaccataagtcattctccttcatcacatatcttcaaTCTTTGATAAAAATTTAGCAGAGCATTTGTTACCTCTttaagatcaagagtttcttttccccacgtaagagtggtcacaagattttcataggtatgagtcgagggcaaagagtttaacaacatcaaagtttTGTCATCCTCATGAAGCTTatcatcaactctcatcaaaatactaataatttgattgaaggcattaatatgttgatctaagtttgatccttcaacaattttaagccaatacaaacgttgcttaagaaaaagtttattattgagagatttaGATATGTATCGACTCTCTAACTTTCTCCATATAACTACTGGAGAATCCttctccatcacccgatagagtactttgtcggccaaacacaagcgtattgtagaagcagCCCTTGCTTGCAATTCTCCCATGTTGCTTCATCCATCCCATTTggttgaacaccaagtaatgcctttcccattccttaaaccaaaatttccaattccatcaaatttgacaatgtcaaatcttgcagaagatgattcTGACGCCATAACAGCAATCGCTCTAATAcaaatttgttgtgatatggttGGGATAAATACTAAGCACGgtggaataaatacaacaagtaaatgaaaacTCAACCAGAAAATGATAAACAATCAAGAACAATAACAAGATTTATGTGATTTGGAAAATCCTACATCCACAAAAGAAATgtcacaagaatttcactaaggaaatctcaaagtacacaatacacttctcaaaatgatcacactctctcaatacatgcccagaatgatatatataacagtgtttcggaggtttccctccaattacccaaccaccccaactttcaaattcaaaattcaaaaagttgTTCGTAGCCCAGGCGCACTCATCGAcaagaacaggggattcgtcgacaatcCAAAGAAGAGAACTCATTGACGAGAAtagggaattcgtcaacgagcccattTTTGTGCTCTCGGTATCTCCAAAATTCTAAGATTTTTCTGCTCTCAGGATctactcgtcgacaagcacagggcactcatcaacgagtccctGCCGTGCTGTCCCTTTAtgttttttttcttccttctttgtttatgaaatccaaaatataagagtcacaccataaacaatattttatttttactttttattttttttttaggtaagCCATTACTATTTTGCTAACTAGCCTCAAATTTTGTTATAGAATGTTATGCcttgaaagaaaaattcaaaCAACTTTTAAGATCAATTTCTCATTACCTTCCATAGAGTCTTATAAAAAGCTAAAAACTATAACTGTCAAAATTTCTCCCCTTTTTTTCTAACTAAGccaattatgaaaaataatatattttcacAACAACACTAGCACTACAACCTTCTTTATACCAAAATCAAAGTTTGATATTTATAATAGAGTTAACTTCGAAATTATGGGAGCTCGCGAGCTTGGCATTTCCATGTATATAGACTTATAATGTAGTGGAATTACAACTACAACAAAAATTGTGAATGATGAAGTTTTAGTGAGTTTTGACCTAAAAACACTTTATATCCCATCATTTTTTACTGCAACAACCAAGATACTGATAGTGTTATTGCATCCATTATGAGGATTGAGAGTTTCTTATTTCTTTCAAAGTAGCACCCATCAAGCATCTAGCAAGGTAGCTTATGGTTTATATTGTGCTAATAGCTCTCCCAAATGCCTTTCTTTGTTTCCTTACTCTTAGACTTATGGAGATTCATTTCTCTTGAAATATTGTGCATTCCGTTATTGATAATCCAATTGATGAGTGGTCCAACATCCACAAAGTAGCCAAAGAAGGCTATAAAGTGAAGATTGAAGGTTAACTATCAAATGATTTTGTGTTCATTATATTTATAGGTGTTATTTAGTtgattgaaatattaaaatagatttGTCAAAATACTTTAATAGCacatgtttatcattaaataattTAGAACTTGAAACATATCACTGAGGCATACAATAATATTATTCAATTCAAGAATTAACTTTTTTCCCTTTAATTAAGCTCATGTTTGGGATTTGGGAACTTAAGTCTAATATTTGGATTAATTTGTATGGAACTCATGATAATCTCATTTCTTTTGATGGAGAGGGTCTTCTATTATATTTCTATATCTAGGATCCGACTTGTATTTTATTCAATGTTACTTTTTTTTTGGGGATTATTACAACTAGGATTGCATGATTAATTATGAAAATTGggcaaaacaaaaaaaacaaaacctgACCAACCTTTGGTCTTCTACTCTTCCAATCTTCATATCCAAAGTTGATTCCTACTTGCCTCTGGCTTTGAATCTCTGCCCTGAGACTCCTCCATGAATTCTGTCCATAGATTACTCTAAATTCTTGATCTGCTCTGGATTGGCTCAGTCTAGTCCGATCCTCtcttaatcaaaatttttttactttcttcACCACTACTTCAGAATGCCTCTTAATGCGTATCTCTTAAGAGACATTGGATGTGTGTGTCTCTTGGGAGACTCTCTAAATATCTCTCTGTGTGTATATGTCTATCACTCAGATAGGCTCTCAATCGTCTTATGCGtttattacttttgcaaaagcttctatttatagggttagggCCTCGACTAACATTAAAGACCAAATCAAACCATTTAGGAACTAGATCAATCCTTTCCCTACTGTCGATTTCCTAATTACTGGTCTGTGTTAGGACCAAAGGAACCTATGGGTGGGCtcgatacacatgggtgaacaccaacttgacccaaaagcttaagcctattgggtcttgggtccaaccatgtatataagcacccattatccataCAATTTTTCCAATTTGGGACGAACTTACTAGTGGAATTGTCAACAATATTTCCCTCACTTGTGAGCTCCAATTGTTCCTCCTTGAACAGAATTTGTCTCCATAATGCGAGTAAACTCAATTCcccaacaattgctcaagtgggccttaccagtGGTGCCTTACGTGcttcagattgcattccacgtgcctctgaaccaatcctacctcccacgtcttgaccctattcggatccatcccaggcctagatgatctttattggccttggtcacacacttggtcctccaactgttagcacgtctgGAGAATTAGCTTTacgtctcgacttttacgatgtcgctcacccaaagttacgaaccgtctgctctgataccacttgttaggactgaAGGAGCCCATGAGTGGGCTTggtacacatgggtgaacaccaacttgacccaaaagcttaagtttatttggtcttgggctcaaccatgtatataagcaccaaTCATCCAtacaattttttcaatgtgggataaacttacaagtggaattctcagcAGATTGCCTTTTCATACTTATGCTTTCCTATTgacaaaaaaattttattataggCTTAAGATCATTGAAACCAAATTTCTCTTGtcaatttccttccatgtggGTCTCAAGTAGATCAGACGATTTAGGGAGCAAACCATCCCACTTTATTATAAATCATTCAATTTTTTAGAAACAAACCTTTCAATTTTATTGCAGATCAATTAATTTTAAGAAAGAAATCATCCTATCTTTTATTGCCGATCTTCCCCTAACTTTTCTCTTTGTGCGTGTGTGTAGATGCCAGCAAGAACATCCGAATATTCCTGCATATTCTttgtgtattatttttatttttattttttttggtatcaCTGTAATCATaattttcttgttctttttttattttccgTTGTATTCcgatttttttttgtatttttttaaattttctgttatattcaaaaatgaaataaaaatgtgtaatttttgttatatttggcccCAATCAAAATGGAGTGTCTACAGGTGTTATTTagtttattgaaatattaaaatagatttGTAAAAATACTTTAATAGCACATGTCTATCATTAAACAATTTAGAACTTGAAACATATCATTGAGGTATACAATAATATTATTCATTTCAAGAATTTAACTTTTTCCCCTTTAATTAAGCTCATGTTTGGGATTTGGGAACTCAAGTCTAATATTTGGATCAATTTGTATGGAACTCGTGATAATCTCATTTCTTTCAATGGAGAGGGTCTTCTATTATATTTCTACATCTAGGATCCGACTTGTGTCATTGATACTAACAAATAGGAACTAACTATTAGGAACCAAACTATTATGGCAAAGAAAAGTTTGATtcgaagagaaaaaaaaaaagacaaaaataaGAACAGAAATATCATTTGATTCATCGAtcctcaaaaaaatatatatatctttgaatttatttaattattgtgtTTTGAatgcatcaatttttttttataccttTGTAGTTTCATATGttgataacaacaacaacaaaaccaaaccttaagttccactaggcggggttgattattttaatcattttccaccaatttatacAATCATGGGTCATTTCTTTTTGACAGATTCAggaatattaaatctttactcactatctcctcccaaattattttaagtctacTCCTACCGCTTCTACTGCCcctcatagtaactaactcactcttccttacTAACACACTAAGTGACCTACattacaagtgtccataccatctgagtcgtcccttccttatcttatcttctataaaagctacacctaacttaccgcgaatatgatatgaaaataaattttataaatgttgTAATTGTTGCGTTGTAAATGAATATTTGAACATTAGAATTTTGAGACAACCTTTAATGTTGTTGATATCAACATGAATTTGAAACTTGTAGGTTTATTAAAATGTGGAATGCTCCAAAAATACATAAAATGTTGCCGAAATTCACATTATTGTATACATGATGTGAAAGATGAAACATCACCTCTCCATATATCCTCTCATTACAAGTTATGTTTCATCTAATAAAATCAAGCCATGAACATTTCATTTGCATAGAATCGTACTTTATTGTTGAAGTATGATATAATTGACAACAACGCATTGGACACCATCTCTTCTATGTTCTTCCAAACTTCCACTAAAAAAGCTCCAGTCTCTGCAGTTTATGTGTTCAAGTTTTTTATTTCGTAATATTGTAATAGATGAATATTTTCTATATGTTATGTTATAAGGGACTATAAATTTGCACAAAAACCTATGAATCAagtgaaatataataaaataaatgtttTAATGTATTTTTTCATAAGAATTAGAACAATATGATGTAACATGTGGATCGTGTCGCTagtttaatataataaaaaaaatgttttaatgtaTTTTTTCATAAGATTTAGAACAATATGATGTAACATGTGGATCGCGTCACTagtttaatataataaataaataaaatcataaattttaatGGATCAATTTGACAAACCTGAGTTAGAAATAATTCGGACCCTTTTGTAACCTTGTGGGCCTCGTCGACAGAAAGTCAGCCCAAAACACCCCCACGGCCCAAACCCACTAAGGGGCCCTCCATGTACGTACGCGTGTAAGGCCCAACAAGCCCAAACAAATCTTCACAAAATCCAGGACAGAAGCAGCTGGCAGAGAGATATATCCCCCGAAAGCCCCCTGCCGCCACCTGTTCCTCATGCAAGCCTGCACTCTCCGTCTCCCTCCACGTGTCCTATCTTCCCTGAACCCCCCGTCGCTTTTAAAATCTTCTCCATGCAGCCTCCTCtttcattcctctctctctctctcatcagcACAAAAACCAGAGCATCGTCCATGGCCGAGCGCCAGGTTCAAATCCACTCGCAGCGGCCCAAAATAGGCCCATCGGCTGCCCAAGTGCTGGCCGTCGTCGCCCTCGTCCCCCTCGGCGCCGCCCTTCTCTTCCTGGCGGGCCTCACCCTCGTCGGAAGCCTTGTCGCTCTCGCCGCCGCCACCCCTCTGTTCCTGATCTTCAGCCCGGTACTGCTGCCAGCGGCCGTCGTTATTGGGCTCGCTGTGTTTTCATTTCTGGTCTCCGGAGCACTTGGGCTCACCGGGCTCTCATCCCTGTCATCCTTCTTCGATTTCGTCCGGGAGGCCCGCGCCACCTTGCCGGGCCAGCTGGACCGGGCCAAGATTCGCATGCAGGAGATGGCGGGTCAGGTGGGCCAGAAGACCCGGGAAATGAGCCAGACAGTCCAGAGTATGGCCCACGAAGCCGGTCGGACCTGAGAAGGAAGAAATGAAGCTTAACACAGAGAAGGGGAATGGGCTGAACAGGAGGGCGTATCTATGGATAGTATGCAGTTGTTTTGATGGACCGAGTCAATTTGGGTTGTGGCCCAAACTTtttagaaataaagaaaaggGGGCTGTTGTGATTTGGTGTGTCCCTATATATTTACGGGATTTGGTAGAGTAATTAATGCAAGGGAAAGTAGATGATGAAGAAGCTAGGGCAGGCATGTCATCAATATATAAGAATAGGGTGGTATGGTTTGTAATTCCTATGAGGAGTAATAATGGAATAGAATTGTTTTGCAATGTAATTTAATAAGAGTTTTAGTTttctttaatatttaatattcttCAGCGACTTCTATAATGGagtaaaacataaaatatttttttataaaaatttctgtGCATGATAACTTAaactttgtattattatttttattttgtgacAATAATTTTTGCTAgtagtaatattattttttatttttatatattactatccttaaaataataataacaatttttttcctttttttttttgttgataatTATTtcatagtaataaatattattaccATTGTAATTTTTAAGATTGCAAAGTGATCAAGAATGCAGAGAGATGAGTGAATGCTGctcatttttcttatatttttcttattctACTTGTTGTACCCaagagggaatatatatagaCACAACAGAATAACACACGCTGAATAACAAATAATCACAACTGGATTTTAACAATAACAGAGTAGCAAATTCTTGATGCAGAAGTGCAGTATGGGCTGATGGTTGACATGAACCAGAAGATAACAGAATTTTAACTGTATTTTTACATGCTTACCCATCTTGAACAAAATATTGCTGAAAGCCAATTGACAATCTGTTTTGACATATAGACAATTCACCTTTGTTGTCACAAAATAGCAAGGCAACCTGTGAATTTACTGAATAATTGCAGCATCCAAACTAAACTAATTATGATGTGGCAATACCCATAGCCATGTATTCTGATTCTTTAGTGGAGCCAGAAATACACAAATTCATGTTACTGAGCGTCTAGCTGAAAAACTTTCAGATGTATTAAAGAAGAACTATAGTAGAACAACCCTTGTGAGGTGCAAGACACTTACAGCAGCATCAAGATGTAGTTTTCTAGGTTCAGTCAAGAATTGGCTGAGAACTCTTACCGAGTAAGAGATATAAAACCTTGTAACTGTGAAATAAAGTAATCGACCAATTAATCTCCTATAATGTGTAACATCGGCCAATAAATCACCTTCATATCAAGAGAGTTTTAAATGATGATCCTCAAGGAAAGTTTGTGCTAACGTTCCTTGGAAAGTTTGTTGGCTTAGCTGCTAACATTCCAGCATCTTCTAACAAATCAAGTGCATATTTTCGTTGGCACACCAAAATACCTTGCTTTGCTCGAGAGATCTCCAACCCAAGGAAATATTTTAAAGGTCCTAAGTCCTTTGATTTGAACTGAGTATTTAAGAATGTTGCAAATTTTGGAATTGGTGATGCATCATTGGAAACAagcacaatgtcatccacataaaccaATAGAGCAATAAAAATTGTACCAGCCTTCTTGATGAACAGAGATTTATCTGCTTTCAGACTGAATATTAAATCCATTAGAAATCAAAGTATTGGAGAGCTTAAAGAACCATTGCCTCAAAGCATGTTTTAATCCATAAAGAGATTTATTTAAATGCAAAACTTGTGATTGTGATGAAGTATGATAACCTGGAGGAATAGTCATATATACTTCTTCTTCAAGGTCTCCATGCAAAAATGCGTTATTTACATCCAGTTGATGTAAGTATCAGTTATGAATAGCTACCAAGGCTAATATTGATCTCACTGTGTTCATCTTCACAACAGGTGAAAAAGTCTCTTGATAGTCAATCCCCTCACATTGCGTATAACGCTTTGTGACCAGACAAGCCTTATATCGCTCAATGCTTCCATCAGCCTTGTGCTTCACTTTATaaacccacttgcatcctatggGAGTCTTTCCTGCCAGTAGGTTAGTGAGAGTCTAGGTCTTATTTTCCTCAAGTGCCCTAATTTCGACATCCATGGCATCACACCAATGTGCGACTTTAGAAGCTTCATAAAAACTAAGAGGCACATGATGCATGGATAATGCTAGTGTAAAGCATTTGTGAGATGGAGACAAACGATGATAAGATAGAATTGATGATAAAGGATACAATGTACCTGATGAGCAAGATTCATCCTTAAAGTGGTCTGCAGCATAACAATGAAAGTCCTTTAAATAACTAGCATGTTTCCTATTTCTGGTAGACCTTCATGGAATGAAAGGTATGTCGACAAGTGGTAGTGAGTGGTCTGCAGGATTGGAAGGGGTGTGTCTACTGAGGGTGACTCATTGTGATATGTGTCTGGCTCTGTAGAAACTGAAATAGGAATTGCATCTGTGGTAGGAAAAATCGAAGATGAAGTAATAGAATCTGCAAGAAGACGACTTGATTGTGCTTGTGGATGATTCTGTGAGGTTTGACATTAAATATGTCATCATGACATTCATACTTAGGTACATGATTAGGGGTTATTGGAGTAAGAGTTGTGTCGGTGTGAGGATGTTTATTTGATGCAAAGGAAAAGATGGTTTCATGAAAAATCACATTACGAGATACAAAAATTATCTTCGAATGCAAGTCATACAATTTATAACCCTTAATGCCATGAGGATAGCCAATAAAAATGCATGACTTTGCTCAAGAATCAAATTTTGATATGTTTTGACTAAGTGTTGATGCATAACAAAGATAG
This Malania oleifera isolate guangnan ecotype guangnan chromosome 11, ASM2987363v1, whole genome shotgun sequence DNA region includes the following protein-coding sequences:
- the LOC131143515 gene encoding oleosin H2-like, whose protein sequence is MQPPLSFLSLSLISTKTRASSMAERQVQIHSQRPKIGPSAAQVLAVVALVPLGAALLFLAGLTLVGSLVALAAATPLFLIFSPVLLPAAVVIGLAVFSFLVSGALGLTGLSSLSSFFDFVREARATLPGQLDRAKIRMQEMAGQVGQKTREMSQTVQSMAHEAGRT